Part of the Solwaraspora sp. WMMA2065 genome is shown below.
CGGACTCGGCTACGCGAGCCGGCGCTACCTGCTGCCGCCGGGCGCCAGTAACGGGTGGAAGAACATCGTGGTGATGCCGCAGCCGCCACGCTCTGGTCGGGGCGGGGTGATCTACCCGATCGAGAACGGACGGTGGATGGTGACCCTCGGCGGACTCGGCGGGGACCACCCGCCGACCGATGAGGCCGGTTTCCTGGAGTTCGCCCGCGGGCTGCGCAGCCCGCTGATTCACCAGGCGATCCGCGACGCCACGCCCGACTCACCGATTCACGGGTTCCGCAACACCGCCAACCATCGCCGCCGGTACGAGGCGATGCCACGCTGGCCGGACGGGTTCGCGGTGGTCGGCGACGCCTCGTGCACCTTCAACCCGGTCTACGGCCAGGGAATGGCCGTGGCTGCCCGGACGGCGGTGGTGCTGGCCGAGCAGCTGCGCGACAGCGGTGGCACGCTGGGCCGCGCGGCGCAGGCCCGGGTGGCCGACTGCAGCGAGACCGCCTGGCTGATCGCCACCGGCGCCGACCTGCGGTACCCGACGACCGTCGGGCCACGGCCACGGCGCGGCGGTGGACTGTCCCGCTGGTACCTGGACCGGGCAGCCGACGTGGCCAACCGCGATCCGTACGTGCAGCGCGCCCTGACCGACGTGTTCCACCTGGTCGCACCGTTGTCCGCAGTGGTCCGCCCGGCCGTCGCGCTGCGGGTGCTGCGCGGTCGGCCCGGCCCGCAGCTGGTCGCACCGCCGTCGAGCTGACGCTGCCGACGCGGATGAGACTCCTACGGAGCCGGTGGGCGGCGCCGGCCACGGTCCTGGTGTGGCTGATCACCCGGGCCGCGCTGATGGCGGTCTACGCACAGCTCGTTCCCGGGTTGGACGCCGGTGAGGTGTTCGCCGACGTCGACCTGTACCGACGGTGGAGCGGGCAGCTGCGCGACGGCCGGGTGCCGGGCGCCGACCCGATGTGGCAGTACCCGCCGGGCGCGGCGGCGTTGTTCGTCGCGGTCGGCTGGCTCGCCGAGTCGACGCGGACCGGCTACGCCACGGTCTCTGACCCGCCGGGACACCACACAACGGGCACCGGCCCTGCTGATCGTCGTGGCGACCGTACTGACCAGTGCCTACTTCCCGTGGTTCTATCCGGACGTGATCGGCACGCCGGGCTGGCCGGGGGTCGTGCTGCTGGCCGCCCGCAACGCGGTCCTGGTCGCCGCGACCGGGATCGGTCTGCACCGGCTGCTGGTCGGGCACCGGGTCGTGCCGGACGCGGCCCCGGCGATGGCCGGGCACCGGCCGCCGGTCGCCGGGACCGTCGGCCTTGGCAGAACCCGGGCATACAGTTAGGTTAGGCTCACCTCATCACTGAAGGGAGTGGGATGGGCCTCGAACGTACGACGGAGACCGGTACCGGCCGCCACCGGGTGGTGCTCACCGACCAGGTACAGATCGATGCTCTCGCGAAGGTCTACCGCCAGGTGCACGCCAAGGACCTGCACCTGACCGACCACACCGAGCCGTCGGTGGAGCAACGGCTGGAGTGGACGGCGCAGGCACCCGGATTCGCCGCCACCGTCGGCTACGTCGGCGACCAGCTGGTCGGGACGGTGATGGGGTGTCCGCTGCCGCCGGAGACGCTCTGGTGGCGCGACCTGAGGTCGGGTGCCGACCCGGACCTTGCCCGGGAGTGGCCGGGGCGGACCTTCGCCGTCTGCGAGGCGTTCGTGCTGCCCGAGTTCCAACGTCAGCAGGTCGGCGTGCCGCTGTTCTCCCAACTGCTGGCCAGCCGCACCGAGGAACGGGTGTCACTGGCGGTCGCCGATTCCAACTCCCGGGTGCTGCGCAGCATGCGGGTGCTGGGCTGGCAGCACGTCGGCGACCTGGTGCCCTTCCTCGGCTGGCGCCGGCACGCCATGTTCGTCCGACCGTTGCCCTGGTGATCCGGTCGGTCCCGGGAACGGCGCCGGACCGGTCGCGGGCCGGTACCGGCGCTGGTGGCGGACGCCGACGGCGACTCCGGCGAGGACCAGCACGATCGCGGCCACCGCGACCGCCGGGTAGCCGACCCGGGCCGCCGCCGTCAGGCCGAGCGCCGCAGCCAGGTAGGAGCAGACCAGCCCGAACGACGACAGCACAGTGAAGTCGGTACCCCCGGTGCCCGGCCGGGAGTAGTCCATGTTCACCGTGTACAGCGCGACGTTCGCCACCGTGTACGCGGCCATGAAGCAGCACAACGCGACCGTGGTGAAGCCGCCGGCGGCCCGTCCGGTGAGCATCGGCAGCAGCAGCACGGTGGCGACGGCCAGCGACCCGCCGCCGGCCACCAGCACTCCGGCCCGCCCGATCCGGTCGACCAGGCCACCGGCCACCAGCCCGGCGACGACGGCCGGGACACTGGTGACGATCCCGGTCACGAAGCCGATCCGCTGCAACGACCAGCCGGCGTCGACCAGGGCCGGCGACACCAGGCCGTAGGCCGCCCCGGCTCCCATGTAGAGCAGGGGCACCACGCCGAGCGCCCAGCGGCGGCAGCCGGGCTGGCCGAGGACGGACAGCAGCGCACCGTA
Proteins encoded:
- a CDS encoding FAD-dependent monooxygenase, encoding MVRSVPATRHAVVIGGSLAGLCAARALAEHVDRVTVVDRDRFPDTPQVRAGVPQAHHLHVLITAGQRALDQLFPGLIAELHAAGAVRVDAPTDVLYLTATGWRERFPATHQLVGTSRELLDWTVRQRLAVDPRIRFEPAHDVVGLLGADGRDAVTGVRMRPRAAGAAERNLPADLVVDASGRGSHVPDWLAELGYGRPDETRVDSGLGYASRRYLLPPGASNGWKNIVVMPQPPRSGRGGVIYPIENGRWMVTLGGLGGDHPPTDEAGFLEFARGLRSPLIHQAIRDATPDSPIHGFRNTANHRRRYEAMPRWPDGFAVVGDASCTFNPVYGQGMAVAARTAVVLAEQLRDSGGTLGRAAQARVADCSETAWLIATGADLRYPTTVGPRPRRGGGLSRWYLDRAADVANRDPYVQRALTDVFHLVAPLSAVVRPAVALRVLRGRPGPQLVAPPSS
- a CDS encoding MFS transporter, producing the protein MTAAVAARGRTMSTLTALYVTQYLGFGFITVGLASILRAGGTSLDTLALLNLIGLIWPVKFLWAPVLDRYGPRRGGHYRSWLLVLQSGMVLALLALLAADPATGRIGPVVLICALFVFLSATQDIAADAVAVRMLADSVRGTGNGIQVSASYLGSILGGGVCVVVYDRLGWQAAVGLLAALTATGLLVVWRFREPERIARPAGARQAYGALLSVLGQPGCRRWALGVVPLLYMGAGAAYGLVSPALVDAGWSLQRIGFVTGIVTSVPAVVAGLVAGGLVDRIGRAGVLVAGGGSLAVATVLLLPMLTGRAAGGFTTVALCCFMAAYTVANVALYTVNMDYSRPGTGGTDFTVLSSFGLVCSYLAAALGLTAAARVGYPAVAVAAIVLVLAGVAVGVRHQRRYRPATGPAPFPGPTGSPGQRSDEHGVPAPAEEGHQVADVLPAQHPHAAQHPGVGIGDRQ